The following proteins are co-located in the Streptomyces sp. NBC_00435 genome:
- a CDS encoding ABC transporter permease — MSRVRTRRARPPVALALPALLAVAFLLMPLVGILTRTRWSDLGTHLTSPGVVEALRLSLLVSLWALGLSLLLGVPLAWLLARVEFRGKALVRSLVLLPMVLPPTVGGVALLLGFGRRGLLGPWLEGAFGITLPFHTSGAVGAATFVAMPFLVISLEGALGGLKPSYEETAASLGSTPLRVFFTVTLPMVAPGLVAGAALTWARALGEFGATITFAGNLPGTTQTLPLQVYLLLQDSPEAATSVSLLLLAIAMAVLLALRGRWTGTPVARKDGGAVAVTEEPPGPDPVDAVDAVGATGTARTGAAAYAAAPADGGHWPLHATVSGFNELTLDAEPGTTIAVVGENGAGKTTLLRALLGLTPRAHAELRLGDADVTALPPHRRQVAWVPQDGALFPHLSALSNTSYGLRARRVPRATARAEAQAWLDRLGVGHLAHRKPAQLSGGQAQRVALARALAARPRLLLLDEPLAALDQTTRAHVRHTLRTHLAGFGGVCLIVTHDPVEAVSLADRVLVLAEGRTLQDAPPAEVTRHPRSPWVARMLGRNAWPGTASADGLELAGGGRLVVAEALPEGERALAIIAPEAVSVHRDRPGGSPRNVWPGTVREITSVGSRLRLLVGSAEAPDLVAEITHEAAAELGIADGAAVWTSVKATEVTLVRL, encoded by the coding sequence ATGAGCAGAGTCCGCACCCGCCGTGCCCGGCCCCCGGTGGCCCTGGCGCTCCCCGCGCTGCTCGCCGTGGCGTTCCTGCTGATGCCGCTGGTCGGCATCCTCACCCGCACCCGGTGGAGCGATCTCGGCACCCACCTCACCAGCCCCGGTGTGGTCGAGGCGCTCAGGCTCTCGCTGCTGGTCTCGCTGTGGGCGCTCGGGCTCTCGCTCCTCCTCGGTGTACCGCTCGCCTGGCTGCTGGCCCGCGTCGAGTTCAGGGGCAAGGCGCTGGTGCGCTCGCTGGTCCTGCTCCCCATGGTGCTGCCGCCCACGGTCGGCGGTGTGGCCCTGCTGCTCGGTTTCGGCCGGCGCGGGCTGCTCGGTCCCTGGCTGGAGGGCGCCTTCGGCATCACCCTGCCCTTCCACACCTCCGGCGCGGTCGGCGCGGCCACCTTCGTCGCGATGCCCTTCCTGGTGATCAGCCTGGAGGGTGCGCTCGGCGGCCTGAAGCCGAGCTACGAGGAGACCGCCGCGTCCCTGGGCTCCACTCCGCTCCGCGTGTTCTTCACGGTGACCCTGCCGATGGTGGCCCCGGGCCTGGTCGCCGGGGCCGCGCTGACCTGGGCCCGGGCGCTGGGCGAGTTCGGCGCCACCATCACCTTCGCCGGCAACCTCCCCGGCACCACCCAGACCCTTCCGCTCCAGGTCTACCTGCTGCTCCAGGACTCCCCCGAGGCCGCCACCTCCGTGTCCCTGCTGCTGCTCGCCATCGCCATGGCGGTGCTCCTCGCCCTGCGCGGGAGGTGGACGGGCACCCCCGTCGCCCGAAAGGACGGCGGAGCGGTGGCGGTCACGGAGGAGCCGCCCGGGCCGGACCCGGTGGACGCCGTGGACGCCGTGGGCGCGACCGGCACCGCCCGCACCGGCGCCGCAGCGTACGCGGCGGCCCCGGCCGACGGCGGACACTGGCCGTTGCACGCCACCGTCTCCGGGTTCAACGAGCTCACCCTCGACGCCGAACCCGGCACCACCATCGCCGTCGTCGGCGAGAACGGCGCCGGCAAGACCACCCTGCTGCGCGCCCTGCTCGGCCTCACCCCCCGCGCCCACGCCGAACTGCGCCTCGGCGACGCCGACGTGACCGCGCTGCCCCCGCACAGACGCCAGGTGGCCTGGGTCCCCCAGGACGGCGCCCTGTTCCCGCACCTGAGCGCGCTCTCCAACACCTCCTACGGTCTGCGCGCCCGCCGGGTGCCGCGCGCCACGGCCCGCGCCGAGGCCCAGGCCTGGCTGGACCGGCTCGGAGTGGGTCACCTCGCGCACCGCAAGCCCGCCCAGCTGTCCGGCGGGCAGGCCCAGCGGGTGGCGCTGGCCCGCGCCCTCGCCGCCCGGCCCCGGCTACTGCTGCTCGACGAGCCGCTGGCCGCCCTGGACCAGACGACGCGGGCCCACGTCCGGCACACCCTGCGCACGCACCTGGCCGGCTTCGGCGGGGTCTGCCTCATCGTCACGCACGACCCCGTCGAGGCGGTGTCCCTGGCCGACCGGGTCCTCGTACTCGCCGAAGGGCGGACCCTGCAGGACGCGCCGCCGGCCGAGGTGACGCGGCACCCCCGCTCCCCGTGGGTGGCCCGGATGCTGGGGCGCAACGCCTGGCCCGGCACGGCGTCGGCCGACGGGCTGGAGCTCGCCGGCGGCGGCCGTCTGGTGGTGGCAGAGGCACTGCCCGAAGGGGAGCGGGCACTCGCGATCATCGCCCCCGAGGCAGTGTCCGTGCACCGGGACCGCCCGGGCGGCAGCCCTCGTAACGTCTGGCCGGGCACCGTACGGGAGATCACCTCGGTCGGCAGCCGGCTGCGACTGCTGGTCGGCTCCGCCGAGGCACCCGACCTGGTCGCGGAGATCACCCACGAGGCCGCCGCCGAGCTGGGCATCGCCGACGGCGCCGCGGTGTGGACCAGCGTGAAGGCGACCGAGGTCACGCTCGTGCGGCTCTAG
- a CDS encoding RNA-binding S4 domain-containing protein, translating to MAEEGTAGAGSARVDVWIWSVRLTKTRAIAATACRAGHVRVNGERAKPAQAVRAGDEVRLFHAGRERIVVVRRPVSKRVGAPAAAECLTDNSPPPPTPVEAAVVGIRDRGAGRPTKRERREIETLRGR from the coding sequence ATGGCTGAAGAGGGAACCGCGGGTGCGGGGTCGGCGCGGGTCGACGTGTGGATCTGGTCGGTCCGGCTGACGAAGACACGGGCGATCGCCGCCACCGCGTGCCGCGCGGGCCATGTGCGGGTCAACGGGGAGCGCGCCAAGCCGGCACAGGCGGTGCGGGCCGGGGACGAGGTGCGCCTCTTCCACGCGGGACGGGAGCGCATCGTCGTGGTCCGGCGCCCGGTGTCGAAGCGGGTCGGCGCCCCGGCCGCCGCGGAATGCCTGACCGACAACAGCCCGCCGCCGCCGACCCCTGTGGAGGCCGCGGTGGTGGGCATTCGCGACCGGGGCGCGGGCCGCCCGACGAAGCGCGAACGCCGCGAGATCGAAACCCTGCGCGGCCGGTAG
- a CDS encoding excinuclease ABC subunit UvrA encodes MSKATRTGAQSPEPHAADIHDLIRVHGARVNNLKDVSVEIPKRRLTVFTGVSGSGKSSLVFDTIAAESQRLINETYSAFVQGFMPTLARPEVDVLDGLTTVITVDQQRMGSDPRSTVGTATDANAMLRILFSRLGKPHIGSPKAFSFNVASISGAGAVTVERGGQTVKERRSFSITGGMCPRCEGRGSVNDIDLTALYDDTKSLNEGALTIPGYSMEGWYGRIFSGCGFFDPDKPIRKYTKRELRDLLHKEPTKIKVDGINLTYEGIIPKLQKSMLSKDVDSLQPHIRAFVNRAVTFTVCPDCEGTRLSEGARSSKIKKISIADACAMQISDLAAWVRELDEPSVAPLLATLRQTLDSFVEIGLGYLSLDRPSGTLSGGEAQRVKMIRHLGSSLTDVTYVFDEPTVGLHPHDIQRMNSLLLRLRDKGNTVLVVEHKPETIAIADHVVDLGPGAGQGGGTICFEGTVEGLREGDTITGRHFGDRVRLKETVREHGGKLEIRGASTHNLRGVDVDVPLGVLVVVTGVAGSGKSSLVHGSLAQRAGAPGEGVVSVDQGAIRGSRRSNPATYTGLLDPIRKAFAKANGVKPALFSANSEGACPACNGAGVIYTDLAMMAGVATTCEECEGKRFHASVLEHHFGGRDISEVLAMPVTEAEVFFGGGEAHTPAAHRILERLADVGLGYLSLGQPLTTLSGGERQRLKLATHMAEKGGVYVLDEPTAGLHLADVEQLLGLLDRLVDSGKSVIVVEHHQAVMAHADWIIDLGPGAGHDGGRIVFEGTPAALVADRSTLTGEHLAAYVGA; translated from the coding sequence ATGAGCAAGGCCACGAGGACGGGCGCGCAGTCGCCCGAGCCGCACGCCGCCGACATCCACGACCTGATCCGCGTGCACGGTGCGCGGGTGAACAACCTCAAGGACGTCAGCGTCGAGATCCCCAAGCGCCGGCTGACGGTCTTCACCGGCGTCTCCGGCTCGGGCAAGAGCTCACTGGTGTTCGACACGATCGCCGCGGAGTCGCAGCGGCTGATCAACGAGACCTACAGCGCCTTCGTCCAGGGCTTCATGCCGACCCTCGCGCGGCCGGAGGTGGACGTACTCGACGGGCTGACGACGGTGATCACCGTCGACCAGCAGCGGATGGGCTCCGACCCCCGCTCCACGGTGGGCACCGCCACCGACGCCAACGCGATGCTGCGCATCCTCTTCAGCCGGCTCGGGAAGCCGCACATCGGCTCTCCCAAGGCGTTCTCCTTCAACGTCGCCTCGATCAGCGGGGCCGGCGCCGTCACCGTGGAGCGCGGCGGGCAGACCGTGAAGGAGCGGCGCAGCTTCAGCATCACCGGCGGCATGTGCCCGCGCTGCGAGGGCCGGGGCTCGGTCAACGACATCGACCTCACCGCGCTCTACGACGACACCAAGTCGCTCAACGAGGGCGCGCTCACCATCCCCGGCTACAGCATGGAGGGCTGGTACGGCCGCATCTTCTCCGGCTGCGGCTTCTTCGACCCGGACAAGCCGATCCGCAAGTACACCAAGCGCGAGCTGCGGGACCTGCTCCACAAGGAACCGACCAAGATCAAGGTCGACGGGATCAACCTGACGTACGAGGGCATCATCCCGAAGCTCCAGAAGTCGATGCTGTCCAAGGACGTCGACTCCCTGCAGCCGCACATCAGGGCCTTCGTCAACCGTGCGGTGACGTTCACCGTCTGTCCCGACTGCGAGGGCACCCGGCTCAGTGAGGGGGCCCGGTCCTCGAAGATCAAGAAGATCAGCATCGCCGACGCCTGCGCGATGCAGATCAGCGACCTGGCGGCCTGGGTCCGCGAACTCGACGAGCCCTCGGTGGCGCCGCTGCTGGCCACCCTCCGCCAGACCCTCGACTCGTTCGTGGAGATCGGGCTGGGCTACCTCTCCCTCGACCGGCCCTCGGGCACGCTGTCGGGCGGCGAGGCCCAGCGCGTCAAGATGATCCGCCACCTCGGCTCCTCCCTCACCGACGTCACCTACGTCTTCGACGAGCCCACCGTCGGCCTGCACCCCCACGACATCCAGCGGATGAACAGCCTCCTGCTGCGGCTGCGGGACAAGGGCAACACCGTGCTCGTCGTGGAGCACAAGCCGGAGACGATCGCGATCGCCGACCACGTCGTCGACCTCGGCCCCGGCGCGGGCCAGGGGGGCGGCACGATCTGCTTCGAGGGCACGGTCGAGGGGCTGCGGGAGGGTGACACCATCACCGGCCGCCACTTCGGGGACCGTGTGCGCCTCAAGGAGACGGTGCGCGAGCACGGCGGAAAGCTGGAGATCCGCGGCGCGAGCACCCACAACCTGCGGGGCGTCGACGTCGACGTACCGCTCGGGGTGCTCGTGGTCGTCACGGGCGTCGCAGGCTCCGGCAAGAGCTCGCTCGTGCACGGCTCGCTGGCACAGCGGGCGGGGGCGCCGGGCGAGGGCGTGGTCTCGGTCGACCAGGGGGCGATCCGCGGTTCCAGGCGGAGCAACCCGGCGACGTACACCGGGCTGCTCGACCCGATCCGCAAGGCGTTCGCGAAGGCCAACGGCGTCAAGCCGGCCCTGTTCAGCGCCAACTCCGAGGGCGCCTGCCCCGCCTGCAACGGCGCGGGCGTCATCTACACCGACCTGGCGATGATGGCCGGAGTCGCCACCACCTGCGAGGAGTGCGAGGGCAAGCGCTTCCACGCCTCGGTCCTGGAACACCACTTCGGCGGCCGGGACATCAGCGAGGTGCTCGCGATGCCGGTGACCGAGGCCGAGGTGTTCTTCGGCGGGGGCGAGGCGCACACGCCGGCCGCGCACCGGATCCTGGAGCGGCTCGCCGACGTCGGACTCGGCTACCTCAGCCTCGGCCAGCCGCTCACCACGCTCTCGGGCGGCGAGCGGCAGCGGCTCAAGCTGGCCACCCACATGGCGGAGAAGGGCGGGGTCTACGTCCTCGACGAGCCGACGGCCGGTCTGCACCTCGCCGACGTGGAGCAGCTGCTCGGTCTGCTCGACCGGCTCGTGGACTCCGGCAAGTCGGTGATCGTCGTGGAGCACCACCAGGCGGTCATGGCGCACGCCGACTGGATCATCGACCTCGGCCCCGGAGCCGGTCACGACGGGGGGCGGATCGTCTTCGAGGGCACGCCCGCCGCCCTCGTCGCCGACCGCTCCACCCTGACCGGAGAGCACCTGGCGGCCTACGTGGGCGCGTGA
- a CDS encoding alpha-ketoglutarate-dependent dioxygenase AlkB family protein, with product MHAPHALQGSLFDQDDEIRFDRRLAPRRTELGAGAWVDHLPGWLTGADALFERLAADVPWHAERRLMYERTVDVPRLLAFYGESDPLPHPALTEARAALGRHYASELGEPFTTAGLCLYRDGRDSVAWHGDRTGRSATEDTMVAILSVGDPRDLTLRPREGGPTLLRLPLGHGDLVVMGGSCQRTMEHAIPKTARAVGPRISVQFRTSGVR from the coding sequence ATGCACGCACCGCACGCACTCCAGGGCTCGCTCTTCGACCAGGACGACGAGATCCGGTTCGACCGCCGGCTGGCTCCGCGGCGCACGGAGCTCGGCGCGGGTGCGTGGGTGGACCACCTGCCGGGCTGGCTGACGGGCGCCGACGCGCTGTTCGAACGGCTCGCGGCGGACGTGCCGTGGCACGCCGAGCGGCGGCTGATGTACGAGCGCACGGTGGACGTGCCCCGGCTGCTCGCCTTCTACGGTGAGAGCGACCCGCTCCCGCATCCCGCCCTCACCGAGGCCCGCGCCGCGCTCGGCCGCCACTACGCCTCCGAGCTGGGCGAACCCTTCACCACGGCGGGCCTGTGCCTCTACCGCGACGGCCGTGACAGCGTCGCCTGGCACGGCGACCGCACCGGCCGGTCGGCGACCGAGGACACGATGGTCGCGATCCTCTCCGTCGGAGACCCCCGCGACCTGACCCTGCGCCCCCGCGAAGGCGGCCCCACCCTGCTCCGCCTCCCCCTGGGCCACGGCGACCTGGTCGTGATGGGCGGCTCCTGCCAGCGCACGATGGAGCACGCCATCCCCAAAACGGCCCGGGCGGTGGGTCCCCGCATCAGCGTCCAGTTCCGTACGAGCGGGGTGCGGTGA
- a CDS encoding MarR family winged helix-turn-helix transcriptional regulator, with protein MAETRWLDDREMRAWEGFLAASALVNRRLDQQLKDESGLSHPQYEILVRLDRAPEGELRMTELANGLINSKSGLTYQVTQMEKAGLVRRRTCPSDVRGVYAVLTDAGRARLAEAAPGHVSTVREVLVDVLTPEQLDALADGLGEVSRRLRAQGA; from the coding sequence ATGGCTGAGACGAGATGGCTGGACGACCGCGAGATGCGCGCCTGGGAAGGCTTCCTGGCAGCGTCCGCCCTGGTCAACCGCCGCCTCGACCAGCAGCTCAAGGACGAGTCCGGCCTCTCCCACCCGCAGTACGAGATCCTCGTACGACTGGACCGGGCGCCGGAGGGCGAGCTGCGCATGACGGAGCTCGCCAACGGGCTGATCAACTCCAAGAGCGGCCTGACCTACCAGGTCACACAGATGGAGAAGGCGGGCCTGGTCCGCCGCCGCACCTGCCCCTCCGACGTGCGCGGCGTCTACGCCGTCCTCACCGACGCCGGCCGGGCACGATTGGCGGAGGCCGCACCGGGGCACGTGAGCACGGTGAGGGAGGTACTCGTGGACGTGCTCACACCTGAACAGCTCGACGCGCTCGCGGACGGACTCGGCGAGGTCAGCCGCCGCCTGCGGGCACAGGGCGCCTGA
- a CDS encoding TOBE domain-containing protein — protein sequence MQSYTIGQAARLLGVSPDTARRWADAGRVATHRDEGGRRLIDGRALAAFSIEVAQGAHTEDGETYTSARNAFPGIVTAVKLGDVAAQVEIQAGPHRLVSLLTREAVEELGLEVGMRATARVKSTSVHIDRA from the coding sequence ATGCAGTCCTACACCATCGGTCAGGCGGCACGCCTGCTGGGCGTCAGCCCGGACACAGCGCGCCGCTGGGCCGACGCCGGCCGCGTCGCGACCCATCGCGACGAGGGCGGCCGCCGTCTGATCGACGGCCGTGCCCTGGCCGCCTTCTCCATCGAGGTGGCCCAGGGCGCGCACACCGAGGACGGCGAGACCTACACCTCGGCGCGCAACGCCTTCCCCGGGATCGTCACCGCCGTCAAGCTCGGCGACGTGGCCGCCCAGGTGGAGATCCAGGCGGGTCCCCACCGCCTGGTCTCCCTGCTCACCCGTGAGGCCGTCGAAGAGCTCGGGCTGGAGGTCGGCATGCGGGCCACCGCCCGCGTGAAGTCCACCAGCGTGCACATCGACCGCGCCTGA
- a CDS encoding YkvA family protein, producing the protein MDTTTAWLVVAAVVAAGLAVTAAVLLVRVFAARRLLRDAGIPLRDKALFWAAVVYTVSPVDLIPDPVYLDDIGILLLALRSLHAAASSARPTKELDAA; encoded by the coding sequence ATGGACACGACGACCGCGTGGCTCGTCGTGGCGGCGGTGGTCGCGGCCGGACTGGCGGTCACCGCGGCCGTCCTCCTCGTACGGGTCTTCGCGGCCCGCCGCCTGTTGCGCGACGCGGGCATCCCGCTGCGCGACAAGGCGCTCTTCTGGGCCGCCGTGGTGTACACGGTCTCCCCGGTCGACCTGATCCCCGACCCGGTCTACCTGGACGACATCGGCATCCTGCTCCTGGCCCTGCGCTCCCTGCATGCGGCGGCCTCGTCGGCCCGCCCGACGAAGGAGCTCGACGCGGCGTAG
- a CDS encoding carbohydrate binding domain-containing protein has product MRSRTRSRFGGRSTALALALTGFLAAALPAAAAGSTGQAPPVAASPAGVAAAADSTATVFYYTGTRNWTAYNLHWAPDGGTWTSVPGSGMEAACTDWVKKTVSLGTAAGLQATFNNGQGIWDNNGGKNYALGAGAITVKDGVVAHSDPCAADPGTGAGSGATATVYYSTTTVGWPTVNLHWAATGGSWTIVPGAGMDPACAGWVRKTVALGPAAGLAATFNNGNGTWDNNNGRNYALGAGLSTVKDTQVTANASDPCAAVVPDTTAPTVPAAVRATATDVSTVVTWDAATDDRGVTGYQVTRSGGTKGAAVTSVTSTVLAESGLEERTAYTYTVRAVDAAGNLSAASTPSVATTGTRPATPAESVPLGGDPRKDPIYFVLTARFNDGDSTNNRGGGQDVKSGNAAGNDPMFRGDFKGLVEKLDYVKALGFSAIWITPVVLNRSDYDYHGYHGYDFYKIDPRLESAGASYQDLINAAHAKGVKIYQDVVYNHSSRWGAKGLFTPTVYGVRDAQWSWYYDEKQTGFEYDGLTVDPRSGKSYYNGDLWSTAEPAGNTCVNWGMATPYKSAEGYTVYNCQWPNPTSGMFPKALFHQCWIGNWEGEDARSCWIHEDLADFNTENPAVQNYLIGAYDKYIDMGVDGFRIDTAVHIPRVTWNRHFLPAVQQRVAQQFGAAKANDFYVFGEVGAFVNDKWNRGSANQSAQYYTWKESATYSADDATAAVQQYAGDNDPAKQPTSTNAFLSGNLYHAPDHSMFSGMNVIDMRMHMNFGDANNAFQNGKDSDDSYNDATYNVVYVDSHDFGPGKSSTRYAGGTDAWAENMALMWTFRGIPTLYYGSETEFQAGKQIDCGPTCPLATTGRAYYGDRIAGPVTASGFSKVASASGPVAAALESPLVKHLQRLNEIRRAVPALQMGQYSTEGISGGVAFKRRYTDTATGVDSFALVAVTGAATYTGVPNGTYKDAVTGDVRTVTDGSLSVAAPGKGNLRVYVLDLGGANAAPGKVGAAGPYLK; this is encoded by the coding sequence TTGAGATCTCGTACGCGATCACGCTTCGGAGGGCGCTCGACGGCCCTGGCCCTGGCCCTCACCGGATTTCTGGCCGCGGCCCTGCCGGCCGCCGCCGCGGGCTCCACCGGGCAGGCGCCCCCGGTCGCCGCGTCCCCGGCCGGCGTGGCGGCGGCCGCCGACAGCACGGCGACGGTCTTCTACTACACCGGGACCCGCAACTGGACCGCTTACAACCTCCATTGGGCACCCGACGGCGGCACCTGGACCTCCGTTCCCGGCTCCGGGATGGAGGCCGCCTGCACCGACTGGGTGAAGAAGACCGTCAGCCTCGGCACGGCCGCCGGTCTGCAGGCGACCTTCAACAACGGCCAGGGGATCTGGGACAACAACGGGGGCAAGAACTACGCCCTGGGCGCCGGGGCCATCACGGTCAAGGACGGGGTCGTGGCGCACAGCGACCCCTGCGCCGCCGACCCGGGCACCGGCGCCGGCAGCGGGGCGACCGCCACCGTCTACTACTCGACCACGACCGTCGGCTGGCCGACAGTGAACCTCCACTGGGCCGCGACCGGCGGCTCCTGGACCATCGTGCCCGGCGCCGGCATGGACCCGGCCTGCGCGGGCTGGGTCAGGAAGACGGTCGCGCTCGGCCCGGCCGCCGGACTCGCCGCCACCTTCAACAACGGCAACGGCACCTGGGACAACAACAACGGCAGGAACTACGCCCTCGGAGCCGGCCTGTCCACGGTGAAGGACACCCAGGTCACCGCCAACGCCTCCGACCCGTGCGCCGCCGTGGTCCCCGACACCACCGCGCCCACCGTGCCCGCCGCCGTCCGGGCCACCGCCACCGACGTGTCCACCGTCGTGACCTGGGACGCCGCCACGGACGACCGCGGGGTGACCGGATACCAGGTCACCCGCTCCGGGGGCACCAAGGGCGCCGCGGTCACCAGCGTCACCTCCACCGTCCTCGCCGAATCGGGCCTGGAGGAGCGCACCGCCTACACCTACACGGTCAGGGCCGTGGACGCCGCCGGGAACCTCTCCGCCGCCTCCACCCCCTCCGTCGCCACCACCGGCACCCGTCCCGCGACCCCGGCCGAGTCCGTGCCGCTCGGCGGCGACCCGCGCAAGGACCCGATCTACTTCGTGCTCACGGCCCGCTTCAACGACGGCGACAGCACCAACAACCGGGGCGGCGGCCAGGACGTGAAATCCGGGAACGCGGCCGGCAATGATCCCATGTTCCGGGGCGACTTCAAGGGTCTCGTCGAGAAGCTGGACTACGTCAAAGCCCTCGGCTTCTCCGCGATCTGGATCACCCCGGTCGTCCTGAACCGCTCGGACTACGACTACCACGGCTACCACGGCTACGACTTCTACAAGATCGACCCCCGCCTGGAATCGGCCGGAGCCTCCTACCAGGACCTCATCAACGCCGCCCACGCCAAGGGCGTCAAGATCTACCAGGACGTGGTCTACAACCACAGTTCCCGCTGGGGCGCCAAAGGCCTGTTCACCCCCACCGTCTACGGCGTGCGCGACGCGCAGTGGTCCTGGTACTACGACGAGAAGCAGACCGGCTTCGAGTACGACGGCCTCACCGTCGACCCCAGGAGCGGCAAGTCGTACTACAACGGCGACCTGTGGTCGACGGCCGAACCGGCCGGGAACACCTGTGTCAACTGGGGCATGGCCACCCCGTACAAGAGCGCCGAGGGCTACACCGTCTACAACTGCCAGTGGCCGAACCCCACGTCCGGCATGTTCCCCAAGGCCCTCTTCCACCAGTGCTGGATCGGCAACTGGGAGGGTGAGGACGCCCGTTCCTGCTGGATCCACGAGGACCTCGCCGACTTCAACACCGAGAACCCCGCGGTCCAGAACTACCTGATCGGCGCCTATGACAAGTACATCGACATGGGCGTCGACGGCTTCCGCATCGACACGGCCGTGCACATCCCCCGCGTCACCTGGAACCGACACTTCCTGCCCGCCGTCCAGCAGCGCGTGGCCCAGCAGTTCGGCGCGGCGAAGGCGAACGACTTCTACGTCTTCGGCGAGGTCGGCGCCTTCGTCAACGACAAGTGGAACCGCGGCTCGGCCAACCAGTCGGCCCAGTACTACACCTGGAAGGAGTCCGCGACGTACAGCGCGGACGACGCGACCGCCGCCGTCCAGCAGTACGCGGGCGACAACGACCCGGCCAAGCAGCCGACCAGCACCAACGCCTTCCTCAGCGGAAACCTCTACCACGCCCCCGACCACAGCATGTTCTCCGGCATGAACGTCATCGACATGCGCATGCACATGAACTTCGGGGACGCGAACAACGCCTTCCAGAACGGCAAGGACTCCGACGACAGCTACAACGACGCCACCTACAACGTCGTCTACGTCGACAGCCACGACTTCGGCCCCGGGAAGTCCTCCACCCGCTACGCCGGCGGAACCGACGCCTGGGCCGAGAACATGGCGCTGATGTGGACCTTCCGCGGCATCCCGACCCTGTACTACGGCTCCGAGACCGAGTTCCAGGCCGGCAAGCAGATCGACTGCGGCCCGACCTGCCCGTTGGCCACCACCGGCCGCGCCTACTACGGGGACAGGATCGCGGGACCGGTCACCGCGTCCGGCTTCTCCAAGGTCGCCTCCGCCTCCGGGCCCGTCGCCGCCGCCCTCGAATCCCCGCTGGTCAAACACCTCCAGCGGCTGAACGAGATCCGCCGCGCCGTCCCCGCGCTGCAGATGGGCCAGTACTCCACGGAAGGCATCTCGGGAGGCGTGGCCTTCAAGCGCCGCTACACCGACACCGCCACCGGAGTGGACAGCTTCGCCCTGGTCGCCGTCACCGGCGCCGCCACGTACACGGGCGTCCCCAACGGCACCTACAAGGACGCGGTCACCGGCGACGTGCGGACCGTCACCGACGGGAGCCTGTCCGTCGCCGCTCCCGGCAAGGGCAACCTGCGGGTCTACGTGCTCGACCTCGGGGGCGCCAACGCGGCCCCCGGCAAGGTGGGCGCCGCCGGCCCCTACCTGAAGTAG
- the modA gene encoding molybdate ABC transporter substrate-binding protein, which produces MSPILPLNRRGAALALTAALLVPALAACGSNDDKKTDAAASPSASASDGPKAANLTVLAASSLTDVFKTAGAAYEKAHPGTKITFSFAGSQELAAQVKQGAPADALVTADTKTMDGLKAEVNDPAIIAKNRLVIAAGKGNPFKVAGLKDLADTKIKVVLAAPEVPVGRYSKQILDAQKIEVKPVSQEPNVRAVLSKVELGEADAGLVYKTDTIKSGDKVAVVDIPDAENAVASYPAASLKGSKNAEAAAAFVAWLSTPEAQKILQDAGFQKP; this is translated from the coding sequence ATGTCCCCGATCCTGCCCCTGAACCGCCGTGGCGCCGCCCTCGCGCTGACCGCCGCCCTGCTCGTCCCGGCGCTCGCCGCCTGCGGCAGCAACGACGACAAGAAGACCGACGCCGCCGCCTCACCGAGTGCCTCCGCGTCCGACGGGCCCAAGGCCGCGAACCTGACGGTGCTCGCCGCCTCCTCCCTCACCGACGTCTTCAAGACCGCCGGCGCCGCGTACGAGAAGGCACACCCGGGCACGAAGATCACCTTCTCCTTCGCCGGTTCGCAGGAGCTGGCCGCCCAGGTCAAGCAGGGTGCCCCGGCCGACGCGCTGGTCACCGCCGACACCAAGACCATGGACGGCCTCAAGGCCGAGGTGAACGACCCGGCGATCATCGCGAAGAACCGTCTGGTCATCGCCGCCGGCAAGGGCAACCCCTTCAAGGTCGCCGGTCTCAAGGACCTGGCCGACACCAAGATCAAGGTCGTGCTGGCCGCGCCCGAGGTCCCGGTCGGCCGCTACAGCAAGCAGATCCTCGACGCCCAGAAGATCGAGGTGAAGCCGGTCTCCCAGGAGCCCAACGTCCGCGCCGTGCTGAGCAAGGTCGAGCTGGGCGAGGCCGATGCCGGTCTCGTCTACAAGACCGACACCATCAAGTCCGGTGACAAGGTCGCCGTCGTGGACATCCCGGACGCCGAGAACGCTGTGGCCTCGTACCCGGCCGCCTCGCTCAAGGGCTCCAAGAACGCCGAGGCCGCGGCCGCGTTCGTGGCCTGGCTGAGCACCCCGGAGGCCCAGAAGATCCTTCAGGACGCGGGCTTCCAGAAGCCGTAG